In the genome of Rhodamnia argentea isolate NSW1041297 chromosome 3, ASM2092103v1, whole genome shotgun sequence, one region contains:
- the LOC115733518 gene encoding protein PYRICULARIA ORYZAE RESISTANCE 21-like isoform X5, producing MAEKVTRMLIKVEDLQCCRCYKKNKKILCKFPQIQDQIYDEKRNEVLITVVCCSPKKIRQKIICKGGKTVKSVEILLDKPKEQEKPKEPEKKPEKLKELEKPKDPPKEPAKPPAPAPAPAPDPAPAPAPPPKPPEQAPPKPPQPPPQPLPLKEPEPVPGYWPVPMYPMVGVCWCPCYEGYGGGPCYYHGHGRPAMCYDGCGRLAYECHGGSRGYFVNRCDYFSEENPTRCTVM from the exons ATGGCAGAGAAG GTGACCAGAATGTTGATAAAGGTGGAGGATCTGCAGTGCTGTCGCTGctacaagaagaacaagaaaatactCTGTAAATTTCCTC aaatccaaGACCAGATATACGATGAGAAGCGGAACGAGGTGTTGATCACCGTCGTGTGCTGCAGCCCGAAGAAAATCCGGCAGAAGATCATCTGCAAGGGCGGCAAGACGGTGAAGAGCGTCGAGATCCTGCTCGACAAGCCCAAGGAGCAGGAGAAGCCCAAGGAGCCCGAGAAGAAACCCGAGAAGCTAAAGGAGCTAGAGAAGCCCAAAGATCCTCCGAAAGAACCCGCCAAGCCTCCGGCTCCagctccggctccggctccggaTCCGGCACCTGCACCTGCACCGCCCCCGAAACCCCCCGAACAGGCCCCACCGAAGCCTCCACAGCCGCCTCCGCAGCCGCTGCCCCTAAAGGAGCCAGAGCCAGTGCCGGGCTACTGGCCGGTGCCAATGTATCCGATGGTGGGGGTCTGTTGGTGTCCATGCTATGAAGGGTATGGTGGGGGACCATGTTATTATCACGGGCATGGGAGGCCGGCGATGTGCTATGACGGATGCGGAAGGTTGGCTTACGAGTGCCATGGTGGGAGCAGGGGTTACTTCGTGAACCGATGTGATTACTTTAGTGAAGAGAATCCGACCAGGTGCACCGTCATGTGA